TTTCTTCCTCCATTTTGGGCATATACATATAGGTTTTTTTATACTTTTTGCGGCCCGGCAATTCGCCGGTACCTTCACCACCCTCAACCCAACGGGGTTTCTTATCTTTGGCCACAAGATAACCTCCTCTCTAAATTACCTAATATATCTTATGGCGAGTGGCGACATAGTGACACTACCAACGAAAAAAAGCGGGGCCAACCGGCCAAACAGACCGGTTAGCCCCGCTTAAGTTACGGCGAGGGCATCGGCATAATAATGAAGGCAAGAAGATAAAGCCCTAGGCCAATCCCCCGGTAGAGCCCGGCAAGTGCCCAAACCAGCCGGATGAGCGTCACGTCCACGCCCGTAAACTTGCTAAACCCGGCGCAAACACCGAAGATCATGCCGTGGGCAGGATCTAGCGCCAGCTGCCGGTGAACCGGCAAAATGTCCGCCGGGCTCATGCCGCTTTGGATAAACTGCCATACGGCCAGGCCGCTCAAAGCATACGCGCCTGCCCGGATAAGCCACAGCATAAAAAAGCCCCCTACCCGTTACTCGCAGTAGGAGTATTACCTGGATAGAGGGATTTTAAACATGGGGCCTGGTAACGCGCAAGCGCTTTGGCTCCGGCTTAGGCTCAGCCATCCCCTTGGACGACGCCGCCCGCCGGCCGACACTAATGAGTAGGCCGATGGCCGCCAAATTTACCATCAGAGCCGTGCCGCCATAACTGATAAAAGGAAGCGGAACACCTGTAACCGGCAACACGCCGCTAACCATCGCAATATTGCCGACGGCCTGGCAAACAATAAGCGCCGTCGCGCCCGCGGCCAAGAGCATGCCATAACCGTCAGGCGCCCGCAAGGCAATCTGCATGCCATACAAGGCAAAGAGGATAAACAGCAGTAGAACTACGGCCGCCGCCACAAAGCCAAGTTCCTGGCAGAGAATGGCGAAGGCAAAGTCGGTATGGGCCTCCGGCAGATAGTAAAACTTGCTCGCCCCCATGCCTAGCCCTACGCCGGTCAGGCCGCCGGAACCAATCGCCAGAAGGGACTGGACGATTTGATAGCCGGCATCCTGCTGGTGTGCCCAGGGATCAAACCAAGCGGCAATGCGTTGCGCCCGGTAGGGGGCGGCAACGGCGGCAGCCACGGCGCCGCCGATTGCCGCAGCGCCCAGCAGAATAAATTCATGTTTCGGCAGTCCGGCGATACCATACAGCAGCAGCGACAGGGCAACGATGACGACCGCCGTCCCCATGTCCGGCTGTTTAAAAACCAAGGCGCCCATCACCGCAGTCAGCACGGCTGGCCAGGAGAAAATAGTCACTGGCCGACGGCGGTCAATAAGTGGGCCTAAAAAGGCGGCAGTTACAAGCAGCGCTGCCAGTTTGGCAAACTCAGAGGGCTGAAAAATGATGCCAATTTTTAACCACCGTTTCGCGCCGTTAGCCGCCAGGCCTGTCTGCAGCACGGCGAAA
Above is a window of Thermosinus carboxydivorans Nor1 DNA encoding:
- a CDS encoding FtsW/RodA/SpoVE family cell cycle protein, with product MRKIALPWSGPVEAIVYIALALGLIGTINIFSASFVKAAQQLNDPYFFLKKHLQAAAVGVVACAVLARADYRRLRPFTPLVALGVIVLLFAVLQTGLAANGAKRWLKIGIIFQPSEFAKLAALLVTAAFLGPLIDRRRPVTIFSWPAVLTAVMGALVFKQPDMGTAVVIVALSLLLYGIAGLPKHEFILLGAAAIGGAVAAAVAAPYRAQRIAAWFDPWAHQQDAGYQIVQSLLAIGSGGLTGVGLGMGASKFYYLPEAHTDFAFAILCQELGFVAAAVVLLLFILFALYGMQIALRAPDGYGMLLAAGATALIVCQAVGNIAMVSGVLPVTGVPLPFISYGGTALMVNLAAIGLLISVGRRAASSKGMAEPKPEPKRLRVTRPHV
- a CDS encoding PspC domain-containing protein; translated protein: MLWLIRAGAYALSGLAVWQFIQSGMSPADILPVHRQLALDPAHGMIFGVCAGFSKFTGVDVTLIRLVWALAGLYRGIGLGLYLLAFIIMPMPSP